A DNA window from Ranitomeya imitator isolate aRanImi1 chromosome 2, aRanImi1.pri, whole genome shotgun sequence contains the following coding sequences:
- the LOC138665177 gene encoding uncharacterized protein, with amino-acid sequence MMDGVIGRISSLVTEVIFETNRLDIIVREKEAAAERRMMQRRRRQFWIHPINELRMTRGVQSTLYLELRCNPQKFFSYVRMRMEHFDYLVGKIEDVIQRQDTRMRLAITPAERLMVTLRFLATGESLTSLHFQFRLGISTIGGIVKDTCRAIWDTLQLEYIPQPTMEIWMRSSEQFERMCNFPNCVGAVDGKHIRIAKPAGTGSEYYNYKKYFSIVLMAIADANCRFLAVDIGAYGRSNDSQVFKNSPMGRCLYGDTYNFPPARPLPGTSEPALPYVCVGDEAFQLSPHLLKPYSSRELHRTKRVFNYRLTRARRVVECSFGILTAKWRVLLTAIKLDTKTVDDVVKACVVLHNFVISKEPVTLDDEQLETSLWDYRSASVRSTGSVTRMREQFAEYFLSPVGRIPWQDIIV; translated from the exons atgatggatggtgtaattgggaggatttcgagtttggttactgaagttatatttgagacgaatcgcctggatatcatagtgcgggagaaggaggcggcagcagaaagacggatgatgcaacggagaaggcgacaattctggatacatccaatcaatgagctgcggatgaccaggggtgtccagtccactctctatctggagttgcggtgcaacccccaaaaattctttagttatgtacggatgaggatggaacatttcgattatttggttggaaaaatagaggatgtcatccaaaggcaggacacaaggatgaggcttgccatcacaccggcggagcggctcatggtgacactgcg cttcctagctacgggtgagtctttgacttcactccatttccaattccggctggggatttccactattggcggaattgtgaaggacacatgtcgtgcgatttgggacactttacagctggagtatatcccacaaccaacaatggaaatctggatgagaagttccgaacaatttgagcgaatgtgtaattttccaaattgtgttggtgctgtggacggcaaacacattaggattgcaaaaccggcaggaacaggatcagagtactataactataaaaaatacttctcaattgtactcatggctattgctgacgccaactgccgattccttgctgtggatataggagcgtatggccggtccaacgactcccaagtgtttaaaaactctccgatgggtcgctgcctgtatggagatacatacaatttcccgccagcaagaccgctcccaggaaccagtgaaccagccttgccctatgtgtgtgtaggtgatgaagcctttcaactgtcgccgcacctactgaaaccatacagcagccgtgaattacaccgcaccaagcgggtatttaattaccgtcttaccagagcaagaagagtggtagagtgctctttcggtattttgacagcaaagtggagagttctgctgacggcaataaaactggatacaaaaactgtagacgatgttgtcaaggcatgtgtggtgctccataattttgttatttcaaaggagcccgttaccttggatgacgaacaattggagacatccttgtgggattaccgaagtgcctctgttcgctccaccggttctgttactaggatgagggaacagtttgctgaatattttttgtcacctgttgggcggattccatggcaagacataattgtgtga
- the LOC138665178 gene encoding uncharacterized protein, with protein sequence MADRRHADTSVTRRLWLEVCRNIFARWEDLLPQQQSKLCTKVRKRWRSLRDRFKREFNEEMQAPSGSAARKKRRYRYGTNLSFLRETMLSRVTYSSHRAPASTSAPSEAIPPESATGDHVGRPHTSHPSVPSTSSASTSGVQPSLLASDGQQIAFPLPHPSDPATSTPPVGSWRQRQRGQERSYAPEFLHLNAGFQNSFKILGEQVTAGFSMMQSRMSENQHEISSRLDRLHLDVSQAPANLFFQSMLRSMEKLSFDQQMRVMNSCHNALLKVINEPQSTPTPPHTSQSQFQHHAPQYHRQSQYPHHSQYQHHYQYPTRPTTQMYSPVFSSSLPSFPSPVSFPPTPTQHPSGQPPVFPPPSTTDATGRVSPIPPTDVVQPSSPSSHSYSTQQYQDL encoded by the exons atggctgaccgcaggcatgctgataccagtgtcacccgtcggctctggttggaagtatgccggaacatctttgcgaggtgggaggaccttcttccacagcagcagagcaaactat gtaccaaggttaggaagcggtggcggtcattgagggatcgctttaagagggagtttaacgaggagatgcaggccccgagtggctcagcagcaaggaagaagaggaggtacagatatggcacgaacctctccttcctgagggaaaccatgctgagtagagt cacctactccagccaccgtgcgcctgcatctacctctgcaccctctgaagcgatccctcctgagtccgccaccggggaccacgtcggtaggccccacacctctcacccctctgtcccctccacttcatccgcctctaccagtggagtgcagccttccttactcgcatctgatggtcaacagatagcgttccctttaccccacccctctgaccctgccacctctacaccaccggtaggttcatggcggcagcgtcagaggggtcaggaaaggagctatgctcctgagttcttgcatctaaatgcaggcttccaaaattcatttaaaattttgggagaacaagtgactgctggtttcagcatgatgcaatcacgcatgagtgaaaaccaacatgaaatcagcagtcgcttggatagactgcatttagatgtaagtcaagctccagccaatcttttttttcagtccatgctcaggagcatggaaaagctttcttttgatcagcagatgcgggtaatgaatagctgccataacgctctgctgaaggtaattaacgaaccccaatctacccccacacctccccacacatcccagtcccaatttcaacaccatgccccacaatatcaccgccagtcccaatatccacatcactctcaatatcaacatcactaccaatacccaacccggcccacaacccaaatgtattcacccgtgttttcttcatctttgcccagctttccctccccagtaagttttccacctaccccaacacaacacccctctggtcagcctcctgttttcccccccccttccactacagacgcaacaggtagggtttccccaatcccacctaccgacgtggtccaaccttccagcccctcctcccatagttactccacccaacaataccaggatctgtga